A region from the Acidobacteriota bacterium genome encodes:
- a CDS encoding Glu/Leu/Phe/Val dehydrogenase, with protein MAKSSPDSTAHREEHLLSSYQSVQAQFNSAAEAMGLESGIRAILQEPANEIVVNFPVVLDSGDTRLFAGYRVQHNNVLGPYKGGIRFHPSVSLDEIKALAALMTWKCAVVNIPFGGAKGGVSMDPREFTRGELERITRRFTYSLQNFIGPERDIPAPDVNTNSQTMSWMMDTYIMGCDVKDRGAMKHVVTGKPIEIGGSHGRDTAVGQSIVYALEEYLKTAEWKQGLDASTVTIQGYGNVGSAAGVLLQEKGAKLLAVSDHSGSVHNESGIDAVDLRDYVRARGGIAGYKKAQPITREEFWRVKADIVIPAALENQITMENADAIQAQVIVEGANNPVSPSAEARLRERGIPIIPDILANAGGVTVSYFEWVQNKNSQIWRLAKVLKELEFHIKTNLRHILKKASKQKMDMRTAAYTLALERIAAVYRLRGIFP; from the coding sequence ATGGCCAAGAGTTCGCCCGATTCCACCGCACACCGCGAGGAACACCTGCTGTCGTCCTATCAGTCGGTGCAGGCGCAGTTCAACAGCGCCGCCGAGGCGATGGGCCTCGAGTCGGGCATCCGGGCCATCCTCCAGGAGCCGGCCAACGAGATCGTCGTCAACTTTCCCGTCGTGCTCGACTCGGGAGACACCCGGCTCTTTGCGGGATATCGCGTCCAGCACAACAACGTCCTCGGCCCGTACAAGGGCGGCATCCGCTTCCATCCGAGCGTGAGCCTCGACGAGATCAAGGCCCTCGCGGCGCTGATGACCTGGAAGTGCGCCGTCGTCAACATTCCGTTCGGCGGCGCGAAGGGGGGCGTCAGCATGGACCCGCGCGAGTTCACGCGCGGTGAGCTCGAGAGGATCACGCGCCGCTTCACGTATTCTCTCCAGAACTTCATCGGCCCCGAGCGCGACATCCCGGCTCCCGACGTCAACACGAACTCCCAGACGATGTCGTGGATGATGGACACGTACATCATGGGATGCGACGTGAAGGATCGCGGGGCGATGAAGCACGTGGTGACGGGAAAGCCAATCGAGATCGGCGGGAGCCACGGTCGCGACACCGCCGTCGGCCAGAGCATCGTCTACGCCCTCGAGGAGTACCTCAAGACCGCCGAGTGGAAGCAGGGGCTCGACGCCTCCACCGTGACCATCCAGGGGTACGGCAACGTCGGATCCGCGGCCGGCGTGCTGCTCCAGGAGAAGGGAGCGAAGCTCCTCGCGGTCAGCGACCACAGCGGCAGCGTCCACAACGAGTCGGGGATCGACGCCGTGGATCTGCGCGACTACGTGAGGGCGCGCGGCGGCATCGCCGGGTACAAGAAGGCCCAGCCCATCACCCGCGAGGAGTTCTGGCGCGTGAAGGCCGACATCGTGATCCCGGCCGCCCTCGAGAACCAGATCACCATGGAGAACGCCGACGCCATCCAGGCGCAGGTAATCGTCGAAGGGGCGAACAACCCCGTCTCCCCTTCCGCCGAGGCGCGGCTTCGCGAGCGCGGCATCCCGATCATCCCCGACATCCTCGCGAACGCCGGGGGGGTGACGGTCTCCTACTTCGAGTGGGTGCAGAACAAGAACTCGCAGATCTGGCGGCTGGCGAAGGTGCTCAAGGAGCTCGAGTTCCACATCAAGACAAATCTCAGGCACATCCTCAAGAAGGCCTCGAAGCAGAAGATGGACATGCGGACCGCCGCCTACACCCTGGCCCTCGAGCGCATCGCCGCGGTCTACCGCCTGCGCGGCATCTTCCCCTGA
- a CDS encoding saccharopine dehydrogenase NADP-binding domain-containing protein translates to MKIAVIGAGMQGSACAFDLARSAGVGEVRLLDQQEDRLDATRRRVEAGAREAGKSPAITSILVDVADGDAMARALHGFDVAVSAVPYFLNVGLARTALRAGASFCDMGGNTDVVREELSLHAEALAAGVSLIPDCGLAPGLGNILVADGIASLDRATEAHIRVGGLPKQPRPPLNYKLVFSAYGLINEYVGEATYLREGRRTAVAALSELETIDFPGPIGRCEAFVTAGGTSTLPWTFEGKLRELTYKTVRYPGHAEMIRSMAACGLFSLDPVEVPAEDGGKVRIRPREATAAALTRALDFPGDTDLVVLRVTVKGTRGGKRVTRAYELIDSMDEIHGITAMMRTTAYPVSVVAQMIARGDVTGRGALPLETAIPPAPFLRALAERRIDIQQTEVIEEAAR, encoded by the coding sequence ATGAAAATCGCCGTGATCGGCGCGGGAATGCAGGGATCGGCCTGCGCGTTCGATCTGGCGAGGTCGGCGGGGGTCGGCGAGGTCCGGCTCCTCGATCAGCAGGAGGATCGGCTCGACGCGACGCGCCGCCGCGTCGAGGCCGGCGCGCGCGAGGCGGGGAAATCCCCCGCCATCACGTCCATCCTGGTCGACGTCGCCGACGGCGACGCGATGGCGCGCGCTCTCCACGGCTTCGACGTCGCGGTCAGCGCCGTCCCCTATTTCCTGAACGTCGGTCTCGCGAGGACCGCGCTGCGGGCCGGGGCCTCCTTCTGCGACATGGGGGGGAACACCGATGTGGTCCGCGAGGAGCTCTCGCTCCACGCGGAGGCGCTCGCCGCCGGCGTCAGCCTCATCCCCGACTGCGGGCTCGCACCGGGCCTCGGGAACATCCTCGTCGCCGACGGCATCGCCTCGCTCGATCGCGCGACGGAGGCCCACATCCGGGTCGGCGGGTTGCCGAAGCAGCCGAGGCCTCCCCTCAATTACAAGCTGGTCTTCTCCGCGTACGGACTCATCAACGAATACGTGGGCGAGGCAACCTACCTTCGAGAGGGCCGCCGGACGGCGGTGGCCGCGCTGTCGGAGCTCGAGACGATCGACTTCCCGGGGCCGATCGGTCGGTGCGAGGCGTTCGTCACGGCCGGGGGCACTTCGACGCTGCCGTGGACGTTCGAGGGGAAGCTCCGGGAGCTCACGTACAAGACGGTGCGCTACCCGGGCCACGCCGAAATGATCCGCTCGATGGCGGCCTGCGGTCTCTTCTCGCTCGATCCCGTCGAGGTCCCGGCGGAGGACGGCGGCAAAGTGCGCATCCGCCCGCGCGAGGCGACGGCGGCGGCCCTCACGCGCGCCCTCGACTTCCCGGGGGACACGGACCTCGTCGTGCTGCGCGTGACGGTGAAGGGGACGCGGGGGGGCAAGCGGGTGACGCGCGCGTACGAGCTGATCGATTCCATGGACGAGATCCACGGGATCACCGCCATGATGCGGACGACGGCGTATCCCGTCTCCGTCGTGGCGCAGATGATCGCCCGCGGAGACGTGACGGGACGAGGGGCGCTTCCCCTCGAGACGGCGATCCCGCCGGCGCCGTTCCTGAGGGCGCTCGCCGAGCGGCGGATCGACATCCAGCAGACGGAAGTCATCGAAGAGGCGGCGCGGTAG